The DNA window CATGGCTCTTCGGACTATCGCGCCAATCTTATCAAGGTGATGGCGCAGCGTGCGGTGACCGCTGCCGGCTGATCTTTATCTTCTCCAATCCATGCGAGCGGCGCGCAGTGATGCGCGCCGCTTTGCTTTTGGTCATATTCTCGTCAAAAGACGCTTGCCACGGCTGGCGCAAGGCGAGACAATTTCTCCGAGCGCATGATCCCAAAAGCGCAACCGGTTTTGGCAAAGATCATGCCCAAATAAATAAGCAATGAGTCTGATTCAGCGGATCGGACTCGAGGAACGCGCCATGGAAAAACAACGTGCTCGATAAACCAGCGTCTCAATCCGCCACCCGCACCTCCGGCCCGCTCGCCGGATATCGCATCGTCGAATTCGCCGGCATCGGGCCCGGTCCCTTCGCCTGCATGATGCTGGCCGACATGGGCGCGGAAGTGGTCACGCTCGATCGCGTCGGCGCCAAAAAGAACCTCAAATCCGTCGCAGGGCGCGGGCGCAAGGTCGTCGAGCTCGATTTGAAAGACGATGCCGCGGTCGCACAGGTGCTTGATCTCCTGGCCAACGCCGACGCGCTGATCGAAGGTTTTCGTCCGGGGGTGATGGAACGTCTCGGTTTCGGGCCTGACGCGGTGCTGGCGCGCAATCCGCGCATGGTCTATGGCCGCATGACCGGCTGGGGCCAGGAAGGTCCCTTGGCGCAGGCGGCCGGCCACGACATCAACTACATCTCGGTGACCGGCGCGCTCGCTGCGATTGGCGGCAAGGACAAGCCGGTGCCGCCGCTCAATCTGGTCGGCGATTTCGGCGGCGGCGCGCTCTATCTCGTGGTCGGCGTGCTCGCCGCGCTGCTGGAAGCGAAAAAATCCGGCAAGGGGCAGGTGGTCGACGCCGCGATGTGCGATGGCGCCGCATCGCTGATGTCGATGTTCTTCGACATGGCGGCCGCGGGACGCTGGACCGAAGAGCGCGAAAGCAATTTCCTCGACGGTGGCGCGCATTTCTATGGTGTCTATGAATGTTCGTGCGGCCACTTCGTCTCGATCGGCTCGATCGAGCCGCAATTCTACGCGCTGCTGCGTGAGCGTGCCGGCCTTTCGGAGGCCGACTTCGATGCCCAGATGGACCGCAACGCCTGGCCGGCACTGAAGCAAAAGCTGGTCGAGGTGTTCAAGACCAAGAGCCGCGACGAGTGGTGCTCCATCATGGAAGGCACCGACATCTGCTTCGCGCCGGTCCTGACCATGAACGAGGCGCCCAACCATCCGCACATGGCGGCACGCGAGATTTTCGTCACCCGCCACGGCGTGACACAGCCCGCTCCGGCGCCACGCTTTTCACGCACGCCATCGGTGATAAGAGATGCGGCAAAGGCGGATATTGGCGAACTGACGAGCGAGTGGAAGCGGTGAGATAGCACCTCGCTGTCATGACCGGGCCTGTCCCGGCCATCTACGTCTTCCTTTGCTCAGCGCTCAAAAACGTGGATGCCCGGCACAAGGCCGGGCATAACGTTGAAATCTTACAATTGTATTTGGGATTGCGGCTACGCCGCGCCCTTCAACGTCAGCACCCCACGGCGAATCTGATCCTCCTCGATCGATTCGAACAGCGCCTTGAAATTACCTTCGCCGAACCCATCGTCACCCTTGCGCTGGATGAATTCGAAGAAAATCGGCCCGATGGCGTTGGCGGAAAAAATCTGCAGCAGCACCTTGGTGTGGCCGCCATCGACCACACCCTCACCGTCGATCAGGATGCCATCGCGCCGGAGCCGCGCAACATCCTCGCCATGCTTGGGCAGCCGCGCATCGATCTTTTCGAAATAAGTAACCGGCGGTGACGGCATGAACGGCAGGCCGTCGGCGCGTAGCGTCTCCACCGTGCGATAGATATCCTTGGCGCCGCAGGCGATGTGCTGGATGCCCTCGCCGCGATAAACATTGAGATATTCCTCGATCTGGCCGGAATCGCCGGCATCCTCGTTGATCGGAATCCGGATCTTGCCGTCGGGGCTGGTCAGCGCGCGCGAGAACAGGCCGGATGCGCGGCCTTCGATATCGAAGAATCGAATCTGCCGGAAGTTGAACAGTCTTTCGTAGAAACCGGTCCAGACGTCCATGCGGCCGCGATGGACGTTGTGGGTGAGGTGATCGAGATAGAACAGCCCTGCGCCCGCGGGCTGCGGATTTTTCGCGCCGAGCCATTCGAACTCGAGGTCATAGGCCGAACCCTTGGCGCCGTAGCGATCGACGAAATAAAGCAGACTACCGCCGATGCCCTTGATGGCGGGAACATCGAGCGTCTTTTGCGCTGAAGGGATATCGGCAGGTTCCGCACCCAATGACAGCGCCCGCTCGTAAGCCTGCTTGGCATCGACGATGCGAAACGCCATCGAAGGGGCGCACGGACCATGGGCGGAGACGAAATCAAAACCATGGGTGCCGGGCTCTTCGTTGACGAGGTAATTGATGTCGCCCTGGCGATAGACCGTGATCTTCTTGGTCTTGTGGCGCGCAACCGGCAGATATCCCATCAGCTTGAACAGCGCGTGCAACTCCTGGGGCTTCGGATGCGCATATTCGACGAACTCGAAGCCGTCGGTGCCCATCGGGTTGTCAGCGCTGATCGTGGCAGCCGGCACGTCGTGAGGGAACGGACCCATGGCAGATCTCCCGATTTTGCTTGATGGAGTTTCCGTCACATGGGCTGCAAAGTGCATGCAAAAGATCGTGAATAAAGCTAAGGTCATGCACGATTTGTGTATGAAACAGGTATTTTACGCATGATATCGGTTGACGCCTTCGATCTCAAAATATTGAGCGCGCTGCAGGACGACGGCCGCCTGACCAATCAGCAATTGGCCGATCTCGTCGGCCTGTCGGCATCACAATGCTCGCGGCGGCGCATGCGGCTGGAAGAAGAAAAAGTGATCTCGGGCTATCACGCCGATCTCGCGGGCGAAGCGCTCGGCTTCAACCTGATCGCCTTCATTCATATTACGCTCGCGACCCACTCGCCCGACAACGCCAAGCGGTTTCGCGCGCTGGTCAACCGCGTCGACGATATCCAGGAAGCCTACTCGCTCACGGGTGATGCCGATTATCTCTTGAAGGCGGTGTTGCGCGACCTCAAAAGCCTGTCCGATATCGTCAACAATGTGCTGATGCCGCACCAGAGCGTGGCACATGTGCGTTCGTCGATCGTGCTCGATCGCTTGAAGGAAAGCGCGAAGCTCCCCTTAAAGAGTTGAGGTAGCGTGTCCCGAATCGAGGGAAATACGGCATTCGTTTTCCCACCTCAATTTGCGATGATCCGTTTCGACCTGACGGGACGCGACGACCATGGCGCTGCAACTGCGACCGAACTGCGAATATTGCGACAAGGACCTGCCGCCGAATTCGATGGATGCGCGGATCTGCTCCTACGAATGCACGTTCTGTGCAGATTGCGTCGAGAACAAGCTGCACAATGTGTGCCCGAACTGCGGCGGCGGTTTTACGCCGCGACCGATCCGGCCGGCCACACAATGGCGGCCCGGCGTGTGCACCGAAGCGCATCCGCCGTCGAGCAAGCGCGTACAGCTCAAATATAGTTCCGATGAATTGGCGGAGCATTCGGCTCGAATCCGGAAGATTCCGCCGAACGAACGGTGACGAATTGCCACCGACGTCATTGCGAGGAATACAACGACGAAGCAATCCGGTCCTCCGTCATTCCGGGATGGTCCGAAGGACCAGACCCGGAATCTCGAGATTCCGGGTTCGATGCTTTGCATCGCCCCGGAATGACGGAAATCAGCTCGCCGGCAGAATCGAGCCTTCGACTTCACCAAAACCGACGCGGTAGCCGTCGCCCTGGCACCAGCCGCGCATGACAAGCGAGTCGCCGTCTTCGAGGAACGTCCGCTTGCGGCCCTCGGGCAACTCCAGCGGCTCGGTGCCGTTCCAGCTGATTTCGAGAAGGCTGCCGCGCTGATGCTTCTCGGGGCCGCTGATCGTGCCACTCCCTAAGAGATCGCCGATATTCATGGCGCAGCCGGACGACGCGTGGTGAACCAGTTGCTGCACCGACGACCAGTACATGTATTTGAAATTGGTGCGGCAGATCCGCATCGCCTCGTTCATCTGCGCCGCGCGCAGGCCGACATCGAGTTGCATGTCGTAATTGTTCGGCTGCGCTTGCTTTAAATACGATAGCGGCGTCGGGTTTTGCTCGGGCCCATGCACCCGGAATGGCTCAAGCGCCTCGCGCGTCACGATCCACGGGCTGATCGACGTGGCGAACGCCTTGGCCTGGAACGGTCCGAGCGGCACATATTCCCACTGCTGGATATCGCGCGCGCTCCAATCGTTCAGAAGCACAAAGCCGAAGATCATCTCTTCGGCCTGCTTTTCGCTCAGCATCTCGCCCATTCGCGAGGGTTGCCCGACCACGACACCCATTTCGAGTTCGAAGTCGAGCCGCTTGCAGGCCCCGAAACTCGGCAACTCCACATTCGGCGGCTTCAATTGGCCGCGCGGCCGGCGCACCTGGGTGCCACTGACCACGACGGTCGAAGCCCGCCCATTGTAGCCGATCGGCATGTGCAGCCAGTTCGGCTGCAACGCGTTATCCTTGCCGCGGAACATGACGCCGACATTGGTGGCGTGCTCCTTCGACGAATAGAAATCGGTGTAGCCGGCGACCGTGATCGGCAGATGCAGCTTTGCATCCGCCATCGGCACCAACGCACGCCGGCGAAGCTTCTCATTGTCGCGCAGTTCCGGATAATCGTGGCGCAATAACTCGCCGATCCGCGCCCGCGTGTTCGACCACACCTTCGGGCCCAGCGCCATGAACGGATTCAGCGTGGGCGCTGCGAACACCCCCGGTTCGACAACATCGATCCGGCAATCCTGCGCAAGTTGCCAGAGATCGAGCACGTAATCGCCGATCGCGACGCCGACACGTGGGGCGAGGCCGTCTTTTGATGAAAAAACGCCGTACGGCAGATTCTGGATCGGAAAATCAGACGCCGGATCGACCGATATGAAGGAACGAAGTTTGGGGTCGTTGGGATGGGGCAAGATAATTCTCCAATCAAACCATCGCCATGGCCGGGCCTGACCCGGCCATCCACGACTTCGCTTTCAGGCAACAACAAGACGTGGATGCCCGGGACAAGCCCGGGCATGACGGAAGGAAGATGACGACGGCGCTGACCTCACGGCCTGTTCGGATCGAAACGCTTCTCCAATCCCTTCCAGCAATCCGCATAATCATCCTGCAGGGTCGACGATCGCGCGGCATGCGCGGTGACGCGTTGCGGATATCGCGTCTCGAACATGAAGGCCATCGTGCCCGTCAGCTTGACCGGCTTCAATTCGCCATTGCTGGCGTGATCGAACGCCTGGCGATCCGGGCCGTGCGGCAACATGCAATTGTGCAAGGAAATGCCGCCGGGCGTGAAGCCCTGCGGCTTGGCGTCGTAGACGCCGTAGATCAGCCCCATGAACTCCGACATGATGTTCATGTGATACCAGGGCGGACGGAAGGTGTTTTCGGCCACCGCCCAGCGCTCGGGGAAAATCACGAAATCAATGTTAGCAGTGCCCGCGGTCTCCGATGGCGAGGTCAGCACGGTGAAGATCGACGGATCGGGATGGTCGAAGCCGATCGCGCCGACCGGCGAGAAAGTGCGAAGATCGTATTTGTACGGCGCGTAGTTGCCATGCCACGCCACCACGTCGATCGGCGAATGCGGCAATTCGGTCGCAAACAGCGAACCGCCCCATTTCACGAACAGCTCGGTTGGGGTGTCCTTGTCTTCATAGGCCGCGACGGGGGTGAGAAAGTCGCGCGAGTTGGCTAGGCAATTGGCGCCGATCGGGCCGCGCTCCGGCAACGTGAGCGCGCCGCCATAGTTCTCGCAGCAATAGCCGCGCGCGGGACCGGACGGAATCTCGACGCGGAATTTCACGCCGCGCGGGATCACCACGATCTCGCCGGGCTCGGCGTCGATGCGGCCGAACTCGGTGACGAAACGCAAATCTCCCTGCTGCAGCACGAACATCATCTCGCCATCGGCATTGTAGAAATGCTGATCGACCATCGATTTGGTGATGAGGTAGACATGCGCGGCCATGCCGGCCTGGGTGTTGACGTCGCCTGCCGTGGTCATGGTCTGCACACCCTGCAGGAACGTCATCTCCTGCTTCGGGATCGGCGCCGGATCCCAG is part of the Bradyrhizobium canariense genome and encodes:
- a CDS encoding CaiB/BaiF CoA transferase family protein, with protein sequence MLDKPASQSATRTSGPLAGYRIVEFAGIGPGPFACMMLADMGAEVVTLDRVGAKKNLKSVAGRGRKVVELDLKDDAAVAQVLDLLANADALIEGFRPGVMERLGFGPDAVLARNPRMVYGRMTGWGQEGPLAQAAGHDINYISVTGALAAIGGKDKPVPPLNLVGDFGGGALYLVVGVLAALLEAKKSGKGQVVDAAMCDGAASLMSMFFDMAAAGRWTEERESNFLDGGAHFYGVYECSCGHFVSIGSIEPQFYALLRERAGLSEADFDAQMDRNAWPALKQKLVEVFKTKSRDEWCSIMEGTDICFAPVLTMNEAPNHPHMAAREIFVTRHGVTQPAPAPRFSRTPSVIRDAAKADIGELTSEWKR
- the hppD gene encoding 4-hydroxyphenylpyruvate dioxygenase codes for the protein MGPFPHDVPAATISADNPMGTDGFEFVEYAHPKPQELHALFKLMGYLPVARHKTKKITVYRQGDINYLVNEEPGTHGFDFVSAHGPCAPSMAFRIVDAKQAYERALSLGAEPADIPSAQKTLDVPAIKGIGGSLLYFVDRYGAKGSAYDLEFEWLGAKNPQPAGAGLFYLDHLTHNVHRGRMDVWTGFYERLFNFRQIRFFDIEGRASGLFSRALTSPDGKIRIPINEDAGDSGQIEEYLNVYRGEGIQHIACGAKDIYRTVETLRADGLPFMPSPPVTYFEKIDARLPKHGEDVARLRRDGILIDGEGVVDGGHTKVLLQIFSANAIGPIFFEFIQRKGDDGFGEGNFKALFESIEEDQIRRGVLTLKGAA
- a CDS encoding Lrp/AsnC family transcriptional regulator yields the protein MISVDAFDLKILSALQDDGRLTNQQLADLVGLSASQCSRRRMRLEEEKVISGYHADLAGEALGFNLIAFIHITLATHSPDNAKRFRALVNRVDDIQEAYSLTGDADYLLKAVLRDLKSLSDIVNNVLMPHQSVAHVRSSIVLDRLKESAKLPLKS
- a CDS encoding DUF1272 domain-containing protein; its protein translation is MALQLRPNCEYCDKDLPPNSMDARICSYECTFCADCVENKLHNVCPNCGGGFTPRPIRPATQWRPGVCTEAHPPSSKRVQLKYSSDELAEHSARIRKIPPNER
- the fahA gene encoding fumarylacetoacetase, with translation MPHPNDPKLRSFISVDPASDFPIQNLPYGVFSSKDGLAPRVGVAIGDYVLDLWQLAQDCRIDVVEPGVFAAPTLNPFMALGPKVWSNTRARIGELLRHDYPELRDNEKLRRRALVPMADAKLHLPITVAGYTDFYSSKEHATNVGVMFRGKDNALQPNWLHMPIGYNGRASTVVVSGTQVRRPRGQLKPPNVELPSFGACKRLDFELEMGVVVGQPSRMGEMLSEKQAEEMIFGFVLLNDWSARDIQQWEYVPLGPFQAKAFATSISPWIVTREALEPFRVHGPEQNPTPLSYLKQAQPNNYDMQLDVGLRAAQMNEAMRICRTNFKYMYWSSVQQLVHHASSGCAMNIGDLLGSGTISGPEKHQRGSLLEISWNGTEPLELPEGRKRTFLEDGDSLVMRGWCQGDGYRVGFGEVEGSILPAS
- the hmgA gene encoding homogentisate 1,2-dioxygenase, encoding MNINTSPDTINRSSVNITPGYMSGFGNSFETEALPGALPIGRNSPQRCAYGLYAEQLSGSPFTAPRGANERSWLYRIRPSVKHSGRFTKVDAGLWRTAPCHEIEMPIAQLRWDPAPIPKQEMTFLQGVQTMTTAGDVNTQAGMAAHVYLITKSMVDQHFYNADGEMMFVLQQGDLRFVTEFGRIDAEPGEIVVIPRGVKFRVEIPSGPARGYCCENYGGALTLPERGPIGANCLANSRDFLTPVAAYEDKDTPTELFVKWGGSLFATELPHSPIDVVAWHGNYAPYKYDLRTFSPVGAIGFDHPDPSIFTVLTSPSETAGTANIDFVIFPERWAVAENTFRPPWYHMNIMSEFMGLIYGVYDAKPQGFTPGGISLHNCMLPHGPDRQAFDHASNGELKPVKLTGTMAFMFETRYPQRVTAHAARSSTLQDDYADCWKGLEKRFDPNRP